In Mustelus asterias chromosome 30, sMusAst1.hap1.1, whole genome shotgun sequence, a genomic segment contains:
- the LOC144481055 gene encoding uncharacterized protein LOC144481055, producing FNLESHKDTRTMEKPWKCGDCGKGFKAPSDLEIHRRSHTGERPFTCSVCGKGFTLSSRLQRHQQVHTGERPFACPQCGKGFSQFSNLRTHQRVHTGERPFSCSQCGKGFTLSSSLRTHQRVHTGERPFTCSQCGKGFSQLSNLRTHQRVHTGERPFTCSQCGEGFSQLSSMQTHHRVHTGERPFTCPQCGEGFTQSSHLRTHQRVHTGEKPFTCSQCGERFTQLSILQIHQRVHTGEKPFTCSQCGKGFTDLSNLQKHLRIHTGERPFTCPHCGKRFTDSSSLQKHQRVHTGERPFVCSQCGKAFSVSSALLRHQQVHE from the coding sequence tttaacctggagagtcacaaggacacccgcaccatggagaaaccgtggaaatgtggggactgtgggaaaggattcaaagcTCCATCTGATCTGGAaattcatcggcgcagccacactggggagaggccgttcacctgctctgtgtgtgggaagggattcactttatcatccagactgcagagacaccagcaagttcacactggggagagaccgttcgcctgccctcagtgtgggaagggattcagtcagttttccaacctgcggacacaccagcgagttcacactggggagaggccattcagctgctctcagtgtgggaagggattcactctgtcatccagcctgcggacacaccagcgagttcacactggggagagaccattcacctgctctcagtgtgggaagggattcagtcagttatccaacctacggacacaccagcgagttcacactggggagagaccattcacctgctctcagtgtggggagggattcagtcagttatccagcatGCAGACACAccaccgagttcacactggggagaggccattcacctgccctcagtgtggggagggattcactcagtcatcccacctgcggacacaccagcgagttcacactggggagaaaccgttcacctgctctcaatgtggggaacgattcactcaattatccatcctgcagatacaccagcgagttcacactggggagaaaccgttcacctgctctcagtgtgggaagggattcactgacttatccaACTTGCAGAAACAcctgcgaattcacactggggagaggccattcacctgccctcattgtggaaagagattcactgactcatccagcctgcagaaacaccagcgagttcacacgggggagaggccattcgtctgctctcaatgtgggaaggcatTCAGTGTTTCATCTGCCCtattgagacaccaacaagttcacgagtga